Below is a window of Mucilaginibacter sp. PAMC 26640 DNA.
GCAGGTAGTTGCGCTGGGTGCTGCCATCCTTAAACTTCACCGCCACGGTAAAGGGCATTGCCATTAATTCTTTATTGGCAACGGTTACTTTGATACCTTTTGCGTGGTCTTTGTCTGTATATTCAGCGTCGATGAGTGCTATATCCAATTTATAATTATTGTAAAACCAGCTTTTCCAAAACCAGCCCAGGTCTTCCCCTGCACCGTTTTCCATCGACCGGAAAAAGTCATCGGGCTGCGGGTGTTTGTAGGCCCATTTGTGGATATAGTTTTTAAAGGCATAATCAAACCGGTCTTTCCCCAGGATCTGTTCGCGCAGTAAGACCAATCCGAAGGCAGGCTTAAAGTAGGTGAGCGGGTGTCGATACTTTTCTGGGATGGCGTCGGGCTGGGTCATAATGCTTGGCGATTCCTGGTCCAGGATATAGGGAACGATCTCATCAGCAGGGTTGCCACCGTGTTCAGCATATTCACCATCGCGTTTTGGTGCATATTCTCCCTTATTAAAGGCATCAGATGCATAGATATCTATAAAAGTGTTGAAGCCCTCATCCATCCAGGCGAAGCGGCGTTCATCGCTGCCAACGATCATGGGGAACCAATTATGGCCAATTTCGTGCGCAGTTACCCAGTATAATTCTTTACCCTTATCCGTTATGCCGTCGAAAACAATACCCGGGTACTCCATCCCGCCGGCAATACCGGCCTCATTTACCGCAACAGGGTAAGGGTATACAAACCATTTTTCTGAGAAATACTCAATAGACACTTTCAAATATTCAGTGGCGCGGCCCCAAGCCTCAATACCTGCGCTTTCTACTGGGTAAACAGACATCGCCAGCGATTGTTTACCACCCGGCAGGTTCACCCTTGCTGCATCCCATATAAACGCTTTGGAAGCGCCAAAGGCCACATCACGGGTGTTGAACATTTTAAAATGCCAGGTCAGGGTGCTTTTACCGGCCGGTCTAGATGATGCGCTGGTTACTTCAGCGGCGCTGCGGATCATCACCGTTTTATCACTTGCTTTTGCGGCGGCCAAACGGCTTATTTGGGTGGGAGTTAAAACCTCAGCCGGATTCAGCAGTTCGCCCGAGCCTGCCACAATCATATCTGCAGGAACGGTTACTTTATAATCGATATCGCCATATTCCAGATAGAACTCGCCGCTGCCTAAAAACGGGGCGGTATCCCAACCGCGCATATCATCATAAACGCACATGCGCGGGTAAAACTGGGCTATTTCGTAGATCTTACCGTTTTTGGTATCCGTATAATCGGTACGGCCACCAAAATTGCCGGGCACCGTGTAATGATATTTTACAACGAAATTGATCTTACCGCCTTTAGCGCTAACGGCTGCGGGCAGGCGCACCTGCATTCGGGTATCGGTAATAACATAATTCAGCCTGGTATTCTTTCCGTTCTGCAGCATTTCAACCGATTCTACATTATACCCGGTGGTATGATCCGGTGCGGTTATACCTGTAACATAGTTAGATCGGGCATCTTTTTTATACGTATTCTGGTCCAAATGCAGCCACAGGTATTGCAGTGCGTCGGGGCTGTTATTGGTATAGCTGATGTTGGCCGAGCCGGTGATAGTTTTACTCACCGTATCCAGTTTTACCTCCAGCTGGTAATCCGCCCGGTTTTGCCAGTATTTGGGGCCCGGTTCACCATTTGCCGAGTGGGACTCATTACCTTTTTCGGTAAATGGCGTGGTGGAAAATATAGCCGGGGGCTGATAGTTAGTGCTGATGGTATCGTTACTGTTTTTCTTTTGCGCTTGGGCGATACATGCGGATGCAATTAACAGCGGGATACAGATGAATACTTTTTTCATAGGGGGGCTTAAATGCTGACCAATATACAAAGGCATCCTAACAAATCTGTTTTTAGTTTAATATTTGGATAAATCGCTATCTTTATCAGGATCCTAAACAAGTAAGCGCTTGCACTTCCCCTTAAATATCCCAATAGGCTCATCAGCTATACCAGTGCATTTCATTTGCGAAACATTGGCTTATTTTATCGGCTACCGGTATTATGCCTGGCTGCGTAAAAACACGCACGACCAGATCTCCTCGAGCCAACGGCTGACCATTTTCATTGGCGCCGCATTTGGCGCTTTCATTGGCTCACACCTTGTTGGTATTTTCGAAAACCCAGTCATGCTGTCGCATTTTGATCTCATCTACTTTATGGGTAACAAAACAATTGTTGGTGGTATGTTAGGTGGATTGATAGGGGTAGAGCTCACAAAAAAGCAAATTGGCGTAAAGGTTTCATCCGGTGATTTGATGGTGTATCCGCTTATCCTGGCTATGATCATCGGTCGTACCGGGTGTTTTCTGGCGGGACTGGAAGATGGTACTTACGGCATCGGCAGTAACCTGCCCTGGGCCATCAACTTTGGAGATGGTATCCGCAGGCATCCCACCAATTTATATGAAATTTTATTTTGGGTCGCACTTTGGATCACACTGCTGGCTGTTGAGCGAAAGCACCGGTTTGCCAACGGGGCAAGGTTTAAAGTATTTATGGCCAGCTACCTGTTGTTCAGGCTGCTTATAGAGTTTATTAAACCCGATTACTTTTTTAGCTTCGGTTTATCGGTGATCCAATTAGTATCTCTTACCGGGATTTTGTATTATTATAAAGTATTTGCTTATCCAAATAAACTACTCGCCAACCATGCCTGATCGCCCGTACATTTATTACGATTTTACCCTAAGCATTTGTTCTACCTGTTTGCGACGGGTGGATGCCAAAATAGTTTTTGAGGATGACAAAGTTTATATGCTTAAAAACTGCCGCCAGCATGGGTTTGAAAAAGTGCTGATAGCAACCGACATAGCATACTACAAAAACTGCCGCAACTATGCCAAGCGAAGCGAAATGCCGCTGAAGTTTAATGCCGAAACACACTATGGCTGCCCGTACGATTGTGGACTTTGCCGCGACCATGAGCAGCATTCCTGCCTTACGGTTATAGAAGTAACCGACAGGTGCAACCTGGCCTGCCCAACCTGCTACGCTATGTCTTCCCCACATTATGGCAGGCACCGTACCCTGCAGGAAATTGAGCAAATGCTAGATGTAGTGGTTGAGAACGAAGGCCAGCCGGATGTGATCCAGATCAGCGGGGGCGAACCAACCGTGCACCCACAATTTTTTGAGATCCTGGATATTGCCAAAACAAAACCTATCAAGCACCTTATGCTGAATACCAATGGTATCCGCATAGCAAAAGACGAAAACTTTGTAAAACGCCTGGCCTCTTATCAGCCCGATTTTGAAGTGTACCTGCAGTTTGATTCTTTTAAAGCGGAAGCGCTGATCCAGATGAGGGGTGAAGATCTGCGTGAAGTGCGTAAAAAAGCTATAGAAAATCTCAACAAATATAACCTCTCTACCACGCTGGTGGTTACCCTTCAAAAAGGATTGAACACCGACGAAATAGGCGAGATCATCGAATATGCGCTGAAACAACCGTGTATCCGTGGAGTAACTTTTCAGCCTACACAACAGGCGGGCCGCTTGGAGAACTTTAATCCGGCTACCGACCGCTATACCATGACCGAAGTACGCACTGCGATACTGGAACAAACCAAGATATTTAATGCAAATGATTTGATCCCCGTTCCCTGTAACCCAGATGCTTTGGTAATGGGTTATGCGCTTAAGTTAGGCGGACAAGTGTTTCCGCTTACGCGGATGATCAACCCCGACGATTTGCTTGACAACTCTAAAAACACCATCGTTTACGAGCAGGACGAGCAGCTGAAAGGGCACCTGCTGAATATGTTCAGCACCGGTAACTCGGTAGAAAAGGCTAAAGAACATTTAAAATCTATCATGTGCTGCCTGCCGGAGATCGACGCTCCACAATTGGGTTATGATAACCTGTTCAGGGTAATTATCATGAACTTTATTGATGCACAGAATTTTGATGTACGGGCCATCAAGAAATCATGCGTGCATATTGTAAACAAGGATATGCAGATTATCCCGTTTGAAACCATGAACATTTTTTACCGGGACGACAAGCGCGAATACCTGGAACAATTACGAACCGAAATTGCAGCAACTTTTTGATAGCTATGGAACCAATACCAGAAAAAAAAGGAGATAGCAGTAATTTTAAAGTGGTCGGCCTCAATGTGGGTATTTTCGCACTTTACTGCATCATCGG
It encodes the following:
- a CDS encoding radical SAM protein, which encodes MPDRPYIYYDFTLSICSTCLRRVDAKIVFEDDKVYMLKNCRQHGFEKVLIATDIAYYKNCRNYAKRSEMPLKFNAETHYGCPYDCGLCRDHEQHSCLTVIEVTDRCNLACPTCYAMSSPHYGRHRTLQEIEQMLDVVVENEGQPDVIQISGGEPTVHPQFFEILDIAKTKPIKHLMLNTNGIRIAKDENFVKRLASYQPDFEVYLQFDSFKAEALIQMRGEDLREVRKKAIENLNKYNLSTTLVVTLQKGLNTDEIGEIIEYALKQPCIRGVTFQPTQQAGRLENFNPATDRYTMTEVRTAILEQTKIFNANDLIPVPCNPDALVMGYALKLGGQVFPLTRMINPDDLLDNSKNTIVYEQDEQLKGHLLNMFSTGNSVEKAKEHLKSIMCCLPEIDAPQLGYDNLFRVIIMNFIDAQNFDVRAIKKSCVHIVNKDMQIIPFETMNIFYRDDKREYLEQLRTEIAATF
- a CDS encoding peptidase M1; the encoded protein is MPLYIGQHLSPPMKKVFICIPLLIASACIAQAQKKNSNDTISTNYQPPAIFSTTPFTEKGNESHSANGEPGPKYWQNRADYQLEVKLDTVSKTITGSANISYTNNSPDALQYLWLHLDQNTYKKDARSNYVTGITAPDHTTGYNVESVEMLQNGKNTRLNYVITDTRMQVRLPAAVSAKGGKINFVVKYHYTVPGNFGGRTDYTDTKNGKIYEIAQFYPRMCVYDDMRGWDTAPFLGSGEFYLEYGDIDYKVTVPADMIVAGSGELLNPAEVLTPTQISRLAAAKASDKTVMIRSAAEVTSASSRPAGKSTLTWHFKMFNTRDVAFGASKAFIWDAARVNLPGGKQSLAMSVYPVESAGIEAWGRATEYLKVSIEYFSEKWFVYPYPVAVNEAGIAGGMEYPGIVFDGITDKGKELYWVTAHEIGHNWFPMIVGSDERRFAWMDEGFNTFIDIYASDAFNKGEYAPKRDGEYAEHGGNPADEIVPYILDQESPSIMTQPDAIPEKYRHPLTYFKPAFGLVLLREQILGKDRFDYAFKNYIHKWAYKHPQPDDFFRSMENGAGEDLGWFWKSWFYNNYKLDIALIDAEYTDKDHAKGIKVTVANKELMAMPFTVAVKFKDGSTQRNYLPVETWLQQKVATFILSSPKEVESVTVDPDNALPDINRKNNVKKL